The following proteins come from a genomic window of Mycolicibacterium rufum:
- a CDS encoding MmcQ/YjbR family DNA-binding protein encodes MPHPVMFSEHDPGLVQVRAIALAFPGAFEKISWGRPVFCAPKMFAVYGGSAKPATGGDHVPYPHALLVKADDSDRRALEQDPRFFFPAYLGPFGWLGLDLTAADVDWAEVGELMDASFRLVATRTLIRQLDQRQSGPGPDMIRSETP; translated from the coding sequence ATGCCGCACCCGGTCATGTTCTCCGAACACGATCCCGGGCTGGTGCAGGTGCGCGCGATCGCGCTGGCCTTCCCCGGTGCCTTCGAGAAGATCTCCTGGGGCCGTCCGGTGTTCTGCGCGCCCAAGATGTTCGCCGTCTACGGCGGCAGCGCCAAGCCGGCGACCGGGGGCGACCACGTGCCGTACCCGCACGCCCTGCTGGTCAAGGCCGACGACAGCGACCGGCGCGCGCTCGAACAGGATCCCCGGTTCTTCTTCCCGGCCTACCTCGGCCCGTTCGGATGGCTCGGCCTGGATCTCACCGCCGCCGACGTGGACTGGGCCGAGGTCGGCGAACTGATGGACGCCTCGTTCCGGTTGGTGGCCACCAGAACACTCATCCGTCAACTCGACCAACGGCAGTCCGGACCCGGCCCGGACATGATTCGATCGGAGACACCATGA
- a CDS encoding sensor domain-containing protein encodes MTGRALLCAVAILLSGCAQTVAGTATRPAPGLDEDSRSPVDVDAVLLDRDQMRAITGSGPDLTAVPGMESKVPVDIPVNSGFLPEVVVSSVPTQCEWLFAETMVFGTAVEEFHKTTYQNPSRGALISQGAAGYVDPAAAASALAGLTRRITECGDTDQGPVLVGAVSTTDDAVSVRAGSCGRDYRAKSAVLIEVTFCSFPDSVPDLVMTNIANNVPG; translated from the coding sequence ATGACGGGCCGCGCGCTCCTGTGTGCCGTGGCGATCCTGCTGTCCGGCTGCGCGCAGACCGTCGCCGGGACGGCGACCCGGCCGGCGCCCGGCCTCGACGAGGACTCACGGTCGCCGGTCGACGTCGACGCCGTGCTGCTCGACCGCGACCAGATGCGGGCGATCACCGGGTCCGGGCCGGACCTGACCGCCGTCCCGGGCATGGAAAGCAAAGTGCCGGTGGATATTCCGGTGAACAGCGGGTTCCTGCCCGAGGTGGTGGTGAGCAGCGTGCCCACGCAGTGCGAGTGGCTGTTCGCCGAGACCATGGTGTTCGGCACCGCGGTCGAGGAGTTCCACAAGACGACGTACCAGAACCCTTCGCGCGGCGCGCTGATCTCCCAGGGCGCTGCCGGCTACGTCGACCCGGCCGCCGCGGCGAGCGCCCTGGCGGGCCTGACGCGACGGATCACCGAGTGCGGTGACACCGATCAGGGACCCGTGCTGGTCGGCGCCGTCAGCACGACCGATGACGCGGTGTCCGTCCGCGCCGGCTCGTGCGGACGCGACTACCGGGCGAAATCCGCGGTGCTGATCGAGGTGACGTTCTGCTCGTTCCCCGACTCGGTGCCCGACCTGGTGATGACCAACATCGCGAACAACGTGCCGGGCTAG
- a CDS encoding 4-coumarate--CoA ligase family protein, which translates to MSFPSPFPEVDIPTASVYDYLFSGFAGADDPGLDRIALVDATTGRQTTYREMIARINTFAGALAARGLGVGDVVGLLAPNSSGFAVAFHGILRAGATATTVNALFTAKDIAKQLTDSGARMLITVSALAPQAAEGAALAGLADEDLVVLDGAGRAADGHPNAAELLEAKAPAPQVTFAPSSHLAALPYSSGTTGNPKGVMLTHRNLVANVAQIRPLHGMQPDDVVLAVLPFFHIYGMTVLLNAALHARARLVIMPSFDLGQFLGNIAEHRCTIAFIAPPVAVALAKHPLVDDHDLSSLKVVMSGAAPLDADLGRAVAERLDCRVVQGYGMSELSPVSHITPFDAGQNDMRVDAPLSSVGWTVSNAVSKIVDPDTGEDIGPPEEGLSKTGELWFKGPNVMAGYLNNDDATKETIDDDGWLHTGDLAQVDAHGCVYIVDRLKELIKYKGYQVPPAELEAVLLSHPGIADAAVIGVRDDEGEEVPRAYVVKQAGAELTEAEVIDFVAGQVAPYKKVRQVRFIDAVPKSASGKILRKDLRNA; encoded by the coding sequence ATGAGCTTCCCGAGCCCCTTCCCCGAAGTCGACATCCCCACCGCCAGCGTCTACGACTACCTGTTCTCCGGGTTCGCCGGGGCCGATGACCCCGGCCTGGACCGGATCGCGCTGGTCGACGCCACCACCGGCAGGCAGACCACCTACCGCGAGATGATCGCCCGGATCAACACGTTCGCGGGCGCGTTGGCCGCCCGCGGCCTCGGCGTCGGCGACGTCGTGGGACTGCTGGCCCCCAACAGCTCCGGGTTCGCCGTGGCCTTCCACGGCATCCTGCGCGCCGGCGCGACCGCGACGACCGTCAACGCGCTGTTCACCGCCAAGGACATCGCCAAGCAGCTGACCGACTCGGGCGCGCGCATGCTGATCACCGTCTCGGCGCTGGCGCCACAGGCCGCCGAGGGCGCGGCGCTGGCCGGGCTGGCCGACGAGGACCTCGTGGTGCTCGACGGCGCGGGCCGCGCCGCCGACGGCCATCCCAACGCCGCGGAGCTCCTCGAAGCGAAAGCGCCTGCGCCGCAAGTCACTTTCGCGCCGTCGTCACATCTGGCCGCGCTCCCGTACAGCTCGGGCACCACCGGCAATCCCAAGGGGGTGATGCTCACCCACCGCAACCTGGTCGCCAACGTCGCGCAGATCCGTCCGCTGCACGGCATGCAACCCGACGACGTCGTGCTGGCCGTGCTGCCCTTCTTCCACATCTACGGAATGACGGTGCTCCTCAACGCCGCGCTGCACGCCCGCGCACGGCTGGTCATCATGCCGAGCTTCGACCTCGGCCAGTTCCTCGGCAACATCGCCGAGCACCGGTGCACGATCGCGTTCATCGCGCCGCCGGTCGCCGTCGCGCTGGCCAAGCACCCGCTCGTCGACGACCACGACCTGTCCTCGCTCAAGGTCGTGATGTCGGGCGCCGCCCCGCTCGACGCGGACCTCGGACGGGCCGTCGCCGAACGGCTGGACTGCCGGGTGGTGCAGGGCTACGGCATGAGCGAGCTCAGCCCCGTCAGCCACATCACCCCGTTCGACGCGGGCCAAAACGACATGCGCGTCGACGCGCCACTGAGCTCGGTGGGGTGGACGGTGTCCAACGCGGTGTCCAAGATCGTCGACCCCGACACCGGCGAGGACATCGGCCCGCCGGAGGAAGGGCTGAGCAAGACCGGCGAGCTGTGGTTCAAGGGCCCCAACGTGATGGCCGGTTACCTCAACAACGACGACGCCACCAAGGAGACCATCGACGACGACGGGTGGTTGCACACCGGCGATCTCGCCCAGGTCGACGCGCACGGCTGCGTCTACATCGTCGACCGGCTCAAGGAGCTGATCAAGTACAAGGGTTACCAGGTGCCCCCGGCCGAACTGGAGGCCGTGCTGCTCAGCCATCCCGGGATCGCCGACGCCGCGGTGATCGGTGTGCGCGACGACGAGGGTGAGGAAGTGCCCAGGGCGTACGTCGTCAAGCAGGCCGGCGCGGAGCTCACCGAGGCCGAGGTCATCGACTTCGTCGCGGGTCAGGTGGCGCCGTACAAGAAGGTGCGTCAGGTCCGATTCATCGACGCGGTACCGAAATCCGCGTCCGGCAAGATCCTGCGCAAGGACCTGCGGAACGCCTGA
- the gatA gene encoding Asp-tRNA(Asn)/Glu-tRNA(Gln) amidotransferase subunit GatA, with product MSGDDLIRLDAATLGEKIASGEVSSTEVTQACLDQIAATDGEYHAFLHVAGEQALAAAADVDTAVAAGEPLPSPLAGVPLALKDVFTTTDMPTTCGSKILEGWTSPYDATVTARLRAAGIPILGKTNMDEFAMGSSTENSAYGPTRNPWDTDRVPGGSGGGSAAALAAFQAPLAIGSDTGGSIRQPAALTATVGVKPTYGTVSRYGLIACASSLDQGGPCARTVLDTALLHQVIAGHDPRDSTSVDAAVPDVVAAARAGAAGDLSGVRIGVVKQLRSGEGYQPGVLASFTAAVDQLRALGAEISEVDCPHFDYSLPAYYLILPSEVSSNLAKFDGMRYGLRVGDDGSHSAEEVMALTRAAGFGPEVKRRIMIGAYALSAGYYDAYYNQAQKVRTLIARDLEEAYRSVDVLVSPATPSTAFRLGEKVDDPLAMYLFDLCTLPLNLAGHCGMSVPSGLSADDNLPVGLQIMAPALADDRLYRVGAAYEVARGPLPTAL from the coding sequence ATGAGTGGCGATGACCTGATCCGGCTCGACGCCGCGACGCTGGGCGAGAAGATCGCCTCGGGCGAGGTGTCGTCGACCGAGGTGACGCAGGCCTGTCTCGACCAGATCGCCGCGACCGACGGCGAGTACCACGCCTTCCTGCACGTCGCGGGTGAGCAGGCGCTGGCCGCCGCGGCCGACGTCGACACGGCGGTCGCCGCCGGCGAGCCGTTGCCGTCGCCGCTGGCCGGAGTCCCGCTGGCGCTCAAGGACGTGTTCACCACCACGGACATGCCGACCACGTGCGGGTCGAAGATCCTCGAGGGGTGGACGTCGCCGTACGACGCGACCGTGACGGCACGGTTGCGCGCCGCCGGCATCCCGATCCTGGGCAAGACCAACATGGACGAGTTCGCGATGGGCTCCTCCACCGAGAACTCCGCCTACGGACCCACCCGCAACCCGTGGGACACCGATCGTGTGCCGGGGGGATCCGGCGGCGGCAGCGCGGCGGCGCTGGCGGCGTTCCAGGCGCCGCTGGCGATCGGCTCGGACACCGGCGGCTCGATCCGTCAGCCGGCCGCGCTGACCGCCACCGTCGGGGTCAAGCCCACCTACGGGACGGTGTCGCGCTACGGGCTGATCGCGTGCGCCTCGTCACTGGACCAGGGCGGACCGTGTGCCCGCACGGTCCTCGACACCGCACTGCTGCACCAGGTCATCGCGGGCCACGATCCGCGCGATTCGACGTCCGTCGACGCCGCGGTGCCCGATGTCGTCGCAGCGGCCAGGGCCGGCGCGGCGGGCGACCTCAGCGGGGTGCGCATCGGCGTGGTCAAGCAGCTGCGTAGCGGCGAGGGCTACCAGCCCGGCGTGTTGGCGTCGTTCACGGCGGCCGTCGACCAGCTCCGCGCGCTGGGTGCCGAGATCAGCGAGGTGGACTGCCCGCACTTCGACTACTCGCTGCCCGCGTACTACCTGATCCTGCCGTCGGAGGTGTCGTCGAACCTCGCGAAGTTCGACGGCATGCGCTACGGGCTGCGCGTCGGCGACGACGGCAGCCACAGCGCCGAGGAGGTGATGGCGCTCACGCGTGCCGCGGGGTTCGGCCCGGAAGTCAAGCGCCGGATCATGATCGGCGCGTATGCGCTGTCGGCCGGGTACTACGATGCCTATTACAACCAGGCGCAGAAGGTACGCACGCTGATCGCCCGTGATCTCGAGGAGGCCTACCGCAGCGTCGACGTGCTGGTCTCGCCTGCGACGCCCTCCACCGCGTTCCGCCTCGGCGAGAAGGTCGACGATCCGCTGGCCATGTACCTGTTCGACCTGTGCACGCTGCCGCTGAACCTGGCCGGACACTGCGGGATGTCCGTGCCGTCGGGCCTGTCGGCCGACGACAACCTGCCGGTGGGGCTGCAGATCATGGCGCCTGCCCTGGCCGACGACCGGCTCTACCGGGTGGGGGCGGCTTATGAAGTTGCACGAGGTCCTCTGCCAACTGCGCTGTGA
- a CDS encoding methionine synthase, with the protein MSVFATATGVGSWPGTTARDAAEVVVGELHRLPHLVELPGRGVGADLIGRAGALLVDIALDTVPRGYRIAAGRSGATRRAASLLDEDIDALEEAWEKAGLRGGERVVKVQAPGPITLAAHLELGGGHRAITDAGAVRDLTASLAEGVAAHRANLERRLQTPVVVQFDEPTLPAALAGRLSGVSSLNPVHPVDESVVTGLLDDCVAALGGEVALHCCAAGLPWKLLQRSTIAAVSVDAHTLLAADLDGVGEFLESGRTVLLGAVPAATPVTRPSVEEVAATVAAVTDRLGFSRGVLADRVGVTPTCGLAGATPAWARRAVEIAQKVADAIAEDPDAVG; encoded by the coding sequence GTGAGTGTTTTCGCCACCGCGACAGGGGTCGGATCATGGCCGGGAACCACGGCCCGTGATGCCGCCGAGGTGGTGGTGGGGGAGTTGCACCGGCTGCCCCACCTCGTCGAGCTGCCCGGCCGCGGCGTCGGCGCCGACCTGATCGGACGCGCAGGCGCGCTGCTGGTCGACATCGCCCTCGACACGGTCCCGAGGGGTTACCGCATCGCCGCGGGGCGCAGCGGGGCCACCCGGCGAGCGGCCAGCCTGCTCGACGAGGACATCGATGCGCTCGAGGAGGCCTGGGAGAAGGCGGGTCTGCGCGGCGGCGAGCGGGTGGTCAAGGTGCAGGCGCCCGGGCCGATCACGCTGGCGGCGCATCTGGAACTCGGCGGCGGGCACCGCGCGATCACCGACGCGGGCGCGGTGCGGGACCTGACCGCGTCGCTGGCCGAGGGCGTCGCCGCGCACCGCGCGAACCTCGAACGGCGGTTGCAGACCCCGGTGGTCGTGCAGTTCGACGAGCCCACGCTGCCTGCGGCGCTGGCGGGCCGGTTGTCGGGGGTGTCGAGCCTGAACCCGGTGCACCCGGTCGACGAGTCGGTGGTCACCGGCCTGCTCGACGACTGCGTGGCTGCGCTGGGCGGGGAGGTGGCACTGCACTGCTGCGCCGCCGGGCTGCCGTGGAAACTGTTGCAGCGCAGCACGATCGCGGCGGTGTCGGTGGACGCTCACACGCTCCTCGCCGCGGACCTCGACGGGGTCGGGGAGTTCCTGGAGTCCGGGCGGACGGTGCTGCTCGGCGCCGTCCCGGCCGCCACGCCCGTGACCCGGCCGTCGGTCGAGGAGGTGGCCGCGACGGTGGCCGCGGTGACCGACCGTCTAGGCTTCTCCCGCGGGGTGCTGGCCGACCGGGTCGGCGTGACACCGACCTGCGGGTTGGCCGGAGCCACCCCGGCATGGGCGCGCCGCGCCGTCGAGATCGCCCAGAAGGTGGCCGACGCGATCGCCGAGGATCCGGACGCGGTCGGCTGA
- the ligA gene encoding NAD-dependent DNA ligase LigA yields MSPEARPDAEAVLAEQAGDAPEPDLRRRWQELADEVREHQFRYYVRDAPVISDAEFDTLLRRLQALEDEHPELRTPDSPTQLVGGAGFATDFTPADHLERMLSLDNVFDPEELGAWAARIAGEIGPDADYLCELKIDGVALALVYRDGRLVRAATRGDGRTGEDVTLNARTIEDVPEKLTETEEFPLPAVLEVRGEVFFRVADFEELNAGLVAEGKPPFANPRNSAAGSLRQKNPAVTARRRLRMICHGLGHIEGPGGFPFTSLHDAYRALQAWGLPVSTHTAKVVGLGAVTERIAYWGEHRHDVEHEIDGVVVKVDELALQRRLGSTSRAPRWAVAYKYPPEEATTTLLDIRVNVGRTGRVTPFAYMEPVKVAGSTVGLATLHNASEVKRKGVLIGDTVVIRKAGDVIPEVLGPVVDLRDGSEREFVMPTHCPECGTELAPAKEGDADIRCPNARTCPAQLRERVFHVAGRGAFDIEGLGYEAAIALLQAGVLTDEGDLFTLTTDDLLRTELFTTQKGEVSANGKRLLANLGKAKAQPLWRVLVALSIRHVGPTAARALATEFGSLDAIMAASEEQLATTEGVGPTIAAAVIDWFTVDWHRAIVDKWRAAGVRMADERDTSIERTLEGMSIVVTGSLTGFSRDDAKEAIIARGGKAASSVSKKTAYVVAGDAPGSKYDKAIELGVPVLDEDGFRRLLEGGPDRV; encoded by the coding sequence GTGAGTCCCGAGGCGAGGCCCGACGCGGAGGCAGTGCTGGCAGAGCAGGCCGGTGACGCGCCGGAGCCCGATCTGCGCCGCCGTTGGCAGGAGCTCGCCGACGAGGTGCGCGAGCACCAGTTCCGCTATTACGTGCGCGACGCCCCGGTGATCTCGGATGCGGAGTTCGACACCCTGCTGCGTCGTCTGCAGGCCCTCGAGGACGAGCATCCCGAGCTGCGCACCCCGGACTCGCCCACCCAGCTGGTCGGCGGCGCCGGGTTCGCCACCGATTTCACCCCGGCCGACCATCTCGAGCGGATGCTCAGCCTGGACAACGTCTTCGATCCCGAGGAGCTGGGCGCCTGGGCGGCGCGGATCGCGGGCGAGATCGGCCCGGACGCCGACTATCTGTGCGAGCTGAAGATCGACGGCGTCGCGCTGGCCCTGGTGTACCGCGACGGCCGGCTGGTCCGCGCCGCCACCCGGGGTGACGGCCGCACCGGCGAAGACGTCACCCTGAACGCCCGCACCATCGAGGACGTGCCCGAAAAGCTCACGGAAACAGAGGAATTTCCGCTACCCGCGGTGCTCGAGGTGCGCGGCGAGGTGTTCTTCCGGGTGGCCGACTTCGAAGAGCTCAACGCGGGTCTGGTCGCCGAGGGCAAGCCGCCCTTCGCCAATCCGCGCAACAGTGCGGCGGGGTCGCTGCGGCAGAAGAACCCGGCGGTGACCGCACGGCGGCGGTTACGGATGATCTGCCACGGCCTCGGCCACATCGAAGGCCCCGGGGGGTTTCCGTTCACGTCCCTGCACGACGCCTACCGGGCGCTGCAGGCGTGGGGGCTGCCGGTGTCGACGCACACCGCCAAGGTCGTCGGGCTGGGCGCGGTGACCGAACGCATCGCCTACTGGGGTGAGCACCGCCATGACGTCGAGCACGAGATCGACGGCGTGGTCGTCAAGGTCGACGAGTTGGCGCTGCAGCGGCGGCTCGGCTCCACCTCGCGGGCGCCACGCTGGGCGGTGGCCTACAAGTACCCGCCTGAGGAGGCGACCACCACGTTGCTCGACATCCGGGTCAACGTGGGCCGCACGGGCCGGGTCACACCGTTCGCCTACATGGAGCCGGTGAAGGTCGCCGGGTCGACGGTCGGGCTGGCGACGCTGCACAACGCCTCGGAGGTCAAGCGCAAGGGCGTGCTGATCGGCGACACCGTGGTGATCCGCAAGGCCGGTGACGTCATCCCCGAGGTGCTCGGGCCGGTGGTGGACCTGCGCGACGGCAGCGAGCGCGAGTTCGTGATGCCGACGCACTGCCCGGAATGCGGCACCGAACTGGCGCCCGCCAAGGAGGGCGACGCCGACATCCGCTGCCCCAACGCGCGCACCTGTCCGGCGCAACTGCGGGAGCGGGTGTTCCACGTCGCGGGCCGTGGCGCCTTCGACATCGAGGGGCTGGGCTACGAGGCGGCGATCGCGCTGCTGCAGGCCGGCGTCCTCACCGACGAGGGCGATCTGTTCACGCTGACCACCGACGACCTCCTGCGCACCGAGCTGTTCACCACCCAGAAGGGTGAGGTGTCGGCCAACGGCAAGCGGCTGCTGGCCAACCTCGGCAAGGCCAAGGCCCAGCCGCTGTGGCGGGTGCTCGTCGCGCTGTCGATCCGCCACGTGGGCCCGACGGCCGCGCGGGCCCTGGCCACCGAGTTCGGCAGCCTGGACGCCATCATGGCCGCCTCCGAGGAGCAACTCGCCACCACCGAGGGGGTCGGCCCGACGATCGCGGCCGCGGTCATCGACTGGTTCACCGTCGACTGGCACCGCGCGATCGTCGACAAGTGGCGCGCGGCCGGGGTCCGGATGGCCGACGAACGCGACACCAGCATCGAACGCACCCTCGAGGGCATGTCGATCGTCGTCACCGGGTCGCTGACGGGGTTCAGCCGTGACGACGCCAAGGAGGCGATCATCGCGCGCGGCGGCAAGGCGGCCAGTTCGGTGTCGAAGAAGACCGCGTACGTCGTCGCCGGCGACGCGCCGGGCTCCAAGTACGACAAGGCGATCGAACTCGGCGTCCCCGTGCTCGACGAGGACGGATTCCGCCGCCTACTCGAGGGCGGCCCGGACAGGGTGTGA
- the gatC gene encoding Asp-tRNA(Asn)/Glu-tRNA(Gln) amidotransferase subunit GatC: MSQISRDEVAHLARLARLALTDGELDSFAGQLDAILGHVSQIQAVDVTGVAATDNPLKSVNVFRPDEPQPCLTQDEALAQAPNAVDGRFAVPRILGEPE; the protein is encoded by the coding sequence GTGTCCCAGATCTCCCGAGACGAGGTTGCGCACCTGGCGCGGCTGGCCCGCCTCGCCCTGACCGACGGCGAGCTCGACAGCTTCGCCGGCCAACTCGACGCCATCCTCGGCCACGTCAGCCAGATTCAGGCCGTCGACGTCACCGGCGTCGCGGCCACCGACAATCCCCTCAAGAGCGTCAACGTGTTCCGCCCCGACGAGCCGCAGCCGTGCCTGACCCAGGACGAGGCGCTAGCGCAGGCGCCCAACGCCGTCGACGGCCGGTTCGCCGTGCCGCGGATCCTGGGAGAGCCCGAATGA
- a CDS encoding ATP-dependent 6-phosphofructokinase encodes MRIGVLTGGGDCPGLNAVIRAVVRTCDVRYGSSVVGFQDGWRGLLEDRRIQLRNDDRNDRLLAKGGTMLGTARVNPDKLRAGLDQIKQTLEDNGIDVLIPIGGEGTLTAAHWLSEENVPVVGVPKTIDNDIDCTDVTFGHDTALHVATDAIDRLHSTAESHQRVMLVEVMGRHAGWIALNAGLASGAHMTLIPEQPFDVEEVCRLVKQRFVRGDSHFICVVAEGAKPAEGSMQLRAGGIDEFGHERFTGVAQQLAVEVEKRINKEVRVTVLGHVQRGGTPTPYDRVLATRFGVNAADAAHAGEYGMMVSLRGQDIGRVPLADAVRQLKLVPQSRYDDAAEFFG; translated from the coding sequence ATGCGTATCGGAGTGCTGACCGGCGGCGGTGACTGTCCTGGCTTGAACGCGGTGATCCGGGCGGTGGTCCGCACCTGCGACGTGCGGTACGGCTCGTCGGTGGTCGGTTTCCAGGACGGCTGGCGCGGGCTGCTCGAGGACCGTCGGATCCAGCTCCGCAACGACGACCGCAACGACCGGCTGCTGGCCAAGGGCGGCACGATGCTGGGCACGGCGCGGGTCAACCCCGACAAGCTGCGCGCCGGACTGGATCAGATCAAGCAGACGCTCGAAGACAACGGCATCGACGTGCTGATCCCCATCGGGGGAGAGGGCACGCTGACCGCGGCGCACTGGCTGTCCGAGGAGAACGTGCCCGTGGTCGGGGTGCCGAAGACGATCGACAACGACATCGACTGCACCGACGTCACTTTCGGTCACGACACCGCGCTGCACGTCGCGACCGACGCCATCGACCGGTTGCACAGCACCGCCGAATCGCATCAGCGGGTGATGCTGGTCGAGGTGATGGGCCGGCACGCAGGCTGGATCGCGCTGAACGCCGGGCTGGCCTCGGGGGCGCACATGACGCTGATCCCGGAGCAGCCGTTCGACGTCGAAGAGGTGTGCCGGCTGGTCAAACAGCGCTTCGTGCGCGGGGATTCGCACTTCATCTGCGTGGTCGCCGAGGGTGCGAAGCCCGCCGAGGGGTCGATGCAGCTGCGCGCCGGCGGCATCGACGAGTTCGGCCACGAGCGGTTCACCGGCGTCGCCCAGCAGCTCGCGGTCGAGGTGGAGAAGCGGATCAACAAGGAGGTCCGGGTCACCGTGCTCGGGCACGTGCAACGGGGTGGCACCCCGACGCCGTACGACCGGGTGCTGGCCACCCGGTTCGGTGTGAACGCCGCCGACGCCGCCCATGCCGGCGAGTACGGGATGATGGTGTCGCTGCGCGGGCAGGACATCGGCCGGGTGCCGCTGGCCGACGCGGTCCGTCAGCTCAAGCTGGTGCCGCAGAGCCGCTACGACGACGCGGCGGAGTTCTTCGGCTGA
- a CDS encoding amino acid-binding protein, with the protein MLRVPSYLLRVQLEDRPGSLGSLAVALGSVGADILSLDVVERAAGYAVDDLVVELPPGAMPDMLITAAEKLNGVYVDSIRPHTGLLEAHRELELIDHVAAAAGTQQRLQVLVDEAPKVLRVGWCVVARLTDAGPQRVVGSSGAPETQAGETPWLPLEHAVALDANADWVPQVWRDMDTALAAAPLGDTRTAVVLGRAGGPDFRPSEVARLGYLAGIIATILR; encoded by the coding sequence GTGTTGCGCGTGCCGTCGTATCTGCTGCGCGTCCAGCTCGAGGACAGGCCCGGCAGCCTGGGCTCTCTGGCGGTGGCGCTCGGCTCCGTGGGCGCCGACATCCTGTCGCTCGACGTGGTGGAACGCGCCGCCGGTTACGCCGTCGACGACCTGGTAGTGGAGCTGCCGCCGGGCGCGATGCCCGACATGCTCATCACCGCCGCCGAGAAGCTCAACGGTGTCTACGTCGACAGCATCCGGCCGCACACCGGGCTGCTGGAGGCACACCGCGAACTCGAGCTGATCGACCACGTCGCCGCCGCGGCCGGCACGCAGCAGCGGCTGCAGGTGCTCGTCGACGAGGCGCCGAAGGTGTTGCGGGTCGGGTGGTGTGTGGTGGCGCGGCTGACCGATGCCGGCCCGCAGCGGGTGGTCGGCAGTTCGGGCGCACCCGAGACGCAGGCCGGCGAGACGCCGTGGCTGCCCCTCGAGCACGCCGTGGCACTCGACGCGAACGCCGACTGGGTGCCGCAGGTGTGGCGCGATATGGACACCGCGCTGGCCGCCGCCCCGCTCGGCGACACCCGCACCGCGGTGGTGCTCGGCCGCGCCGGCGGGCCCGACTTCCGCCCGAGCGAGGTCGCACGGCTCGGCTATCTGGCCGGCATCATCGCCACGATCCTGCGCTAA